The DNA segment TAAGGATAAGATTTAAAGGACTCATTTCACAAAGGATTGTGCTGTCaggttctttttcttcttttaatttccaaaaaggtattttttgtGCATTGGGGACTAGACCGAGAAGAGCTTTGGAGAACACCGTGAAGGCAGCCAGACTGTGGTATTGCCAATCAGTGCACACCTCTTCTTCCCACCAGCCTCCCACTCAGCTGCCAAAGCCTGTtccatggcttcccaggcaATTAGTGGTTGCAACACACATCCACACAGCCAGCAGAACCACTACAGATTTCCATGTGTCCTTGATAActtcttgtggttttttaagCCTTTGGTAGTAATGAAATGACTGAGGATAAAGTATAAACTCCCTGAGTGCAATACCTGGAAACATGTTTTTCTTCTAAGCAGCTGGTGTCCCTTGATGGGACAGGTCTGAATGGGTGAGCTTCACTCTGTATGTCATGCCCCCATGCTCTTGGCAATCAGACTAGAATTAACTGGCTTCTTAGTGTGCATCCAGGGTGGTGTTTGCTTGGTTGGCTGGTTATGGTAACTGATAAACAGTCCAAATCACTTCAGCCTTAGGTTTCCAGACCTTACTGCTTTATTTCTAGAGCACCTTGTAtcctatttttccatttttcatggAAACAAAGCTCCACTGGGCTATCATGAGCTCTGGCAGCCATTCTTTTTCCTCAGCTCCCAGGAAACTCCTCACCTTGACCTAATggaggagcagcctgagctgctatctgggacagcactggtgtGCAACGGGAAGAGCAGGGGCAAGGGGAGCTGACAGAGAGCAATGCAGCAGCTGATCCAGTGTGAATTCCAAAGCTCTGTTCTTGAAATGTTAAAAGACAAAGATTAAGGAAGACATTTTCTATGGCAAAGAAAGACACTCTCCATGCCAGAGCTTAGGGAAGgtttctgcagagcagcaacAGAAGCAGAGACCCAGgacagaaatattttggtttgtacCCCTCTCTGCCAACATTTGGGCAGGATTTGAAGGGGGGGAACCAGCAAATCAACTAAGagtttgagggaaaaaaactgACAAAAGCATTGCTGAGATTACATTTAGGAGGGTAATTTAGAGGAGTTTTACTATTCTAGCTCTGGAAAACAGGAGACACCTGACTTACTCCTGAGCTCTCCTCTCCTCAGGCAGGGAGAAAAGGAAGTATCCTTGATAAGGTTGTGAAAGAAGAACTATTATCAAGATGACTTCGATGTCAGCTTAGGTTTTAGGGGACAGAGGTCAGCCGATGACCTTCTAGGGCGTGTGTGCTGCAGATTGTTCTATAAATGCTGATATGTTGACTCTGCGATCATAAAAGATTTTCACAAGAAATGTATCCATTTGTAGCCTTGCTTTGTGCTGGTAATTCAATTGCCAACTGTGTGGAAGAGAAGAGATGCAGTAAGGCCTGCTCACATGCTGCTTAAATCCTTGCTTTAAaagacagtatttttttccccagcattaCCAATTATTTTGCCCTGAGGGCTGAGGATTATACAGTGCTGTTCCTGTTTCCATAATCAAGCACGTGAGCACCTCAGAGCATGTTTAAAGCCAAGTGTGATAATAGCTGTATTTTATAAGGGAAAAGCTCAAGATGAGGCGAGGTGTTTATAACGCAAAAGACCAATTTGACATCAACCTTAAACTGATAGTTCTTAATGTCCCGTAGCTACCTTAGGCACCCAATAGAGTTTGTGTGCACAGTGTGACCCAGAGGACAGGCTTTTACACGGGGACgggcagcctctgccggaaAGGGAAGCGTCTCCTCCGCGGTCCAGCCCGGGACGTTCCCGCAGGCCGCTCAGGGGCACGGCGGCTGCGGGCTCAGCCCAGCGCCCCGGGCTGTCCCGCACCTGTCCGGCTGCGGCTGTCAGGGCAGCGCCTTTCGCAAAGCCGCACACGCCGCGCGTCGGGAGCGCCGCTGCCGCCTCACGGCAGCACGGCTCGCCTGCCGTGTGCGCCCCGGAGCCGCGGCCTTTGTCCCGAGCAGAGGAGCGGGCCGGCCCGGGGCGGGCAGAGCGGGCCGGAGCTCCCCGCAGCGGGACAGAGGGTGGGCGAGGCCGCCCTGCTCCCCGCCCCCCGGGCGTCGCTGCGTTCCCGGGCGGTCCGGGCCGATGCGGCCCCTGGGCCGGCGGCAccgcaccggcaccggcaccggcaccgggaggGGCCGCGGCGGGACGGTCGCCACGGCAACGCGGGCGATGCGTCGCCCTGACGTCACTTCCGCGCGAAGAGGGGCGGGGCGGCGCGCGCAGAGCCGTCATGGCGCTGTCGCGCGCGGAGCGCTGTCTCGCGCTGCTGCTGCGGCTGCTGTCGCGCGCCTGCCTCGcgctgctggcgctgctgccgccgccgcgcgccggccccgcgcgcgccgccccgcgcgccgtcccgccgccgcggcgcgcgctcctgctgctgcccgcGCGGCGCCTCGCGGAGCTGCTCCGCGCGCGGCAGGTACCACCCGCGCCCCGGGGAGGGGGAACGGGGACCGCGGGTGTGCCGCTCTCCGCGCGCGGCAGGTACCACCCGCggcccggggagggggagcgGGGACCGCGCGCCGCGGTGCGCCCGCGGCTGACGGCAGCACCCGCTGTGCCCCGTGCCCAGGTGGCGTGCATAGAGGTGGTGGAGGCGTACGTGGAGAGGATCAAGGAGGTGAACCCCCTCATCAATGCCGTGGTTAAGGACAGGTGAGCTGGAGGCAGCGGGCACGCTCGAGGAGGCGGTGGCTCCCCGGCTGCCTCTCCTCGGGCCCGGGgctccccgcgccgccgccgccgcagcgccgTGCCGAGCGGCCGGGATGCCGCTCCCGGCTCCGGCAAAGACCAGGCAGCCTCACTTCCCCCACGAGCTCCTGCCGCACTTGGGGGCCACCCGCCCTGCGGGGACCCCGCTCCTCTCTGATCCAGCGCCAGAACGCCGCCGGGTGCTTTGTTGCAGGTTtgaggaggccctgcaggaagCCCGGCAGGTCGATAAGCTGCTTTCGGAGGGTCCTGCCGATGACTGCCTGGAGGAGAAGTTCCCCTTGTTGGGAGTTCCCATCACCGTTAAGGAGGCCTTTTCTCTCTATGGTGGGTTTATCTTTGTGCCTCTCCAGGTCTTGATGTGCTCCCCAGAGTGGTGGGTGGCTGTGGCAGGTGCTTGGAGGGAAGTAGTCTCCCTTTTCCTGGCCTGCACCAAGCTCTGCCTTGGCTTCTGTGTTTCTGTTCATTTGTAGCACACAGGTGCTACAGAGCTTGTGGTGCCTCAGAGGAGCAGCCCTCACTGGGAACCTGCTTCCTGCACCTCTGGGTTGTCTCGGGGCACTGGCCCTGATGCCTCCCTCCTGTTGACCTTGGCACCACAGGGATGCCCAACACCTCTGGCTTGGTCAACCGCCGCAACGTGATCGCCACCTCGGATGCCACTGTGGTGTCACGGCTGAAGCAGGCAGGTGCCATCCCGCTGGGTGTCACCAACTGCAGCGAGCTCTGCATGTGGTACGAGTCCAGCAACAAGGTCTACGGGAGGACCAACAACCCCTACGACCTACAGAGGACTGTGGGCGGCAGCTCAGGTGAACCCCAGCACCTCAGCAGGGTCCTGCACGAGTGGCAGGTTAAAATGCAGCGAGGGAAGAGTTCCAAGTCTCTGCATACAGCTATTAACGTGTCCCTGGGCTCTTGTGGAGCTTACGGGCCTCtttcctgggcactgctgtAGGCTGTTGGGAGGTCTAGCTGCTTTGCCTCTTCTGGGTGTTTCATCTGGCATTGCTTCAGCCTGCTCTGTTGTATTTCGGCAGGAAAATCCCTTTGGCCCGCATTCCCCAGCTATCCCCTACCCATCACTaaagccaaggtgtccccaacccctctTGCTTTTTAGGCCCCCCCCCTCCCTGTGAGGTGTTCCTGCTTTCCTGGATGATTTGCACCCTAAATCTGTGGggttttgccatgttttctcctgtgcaggtgggGAGGGCAGTGTCCTGGCAGCCGCCTGCTCAGTCGTGGGTGTGGGCTCTGACATCGGCGGCAGCATCCGAATGCCCGCCTTCTTCAATGGAGTCTTTGGCCATAAACCCACAACAGGTAAGGTGGGTGCTGCGGTCTCGTCCTCTTCCCCACCAGCAGAAATGCCATGAGGGGGAATGGGGGCTGTGGGATGAACCCCTTCCGGGCACCCCTAGGCTGGTCGCCGGTGGGATTGCTGTAAGGAGTCAGGGACCTCTTGCATGGGACAAGCCTGTTGAGGAACCACGGCTGGGGTTGGCAGTTGGGAAGCTTTTGGTGGTACAATGCCAGGCACATGGGAGACAGGCAGGAGTTTACTCAAGTGTTGCATCCTcagcatgggatgctttcacaAGGTTGGGATCTGCTGGGATGTTTCTCTGTCTTTCAGTGTCCTGAATGGGTGCTTTTcctcccatccccaccccatgaACCTTGCCATCAGCACTTGTGGGGTGTACAGTCCCTGGGGAACCATGTCTCCCTGCACCCAAAGAcccccccagcagggctgtccccatcTGGAGGCAATACTTGGGGTGGTATCTGACTTCTCTGCTCTCAGGGGTGGTGCCCAATGACGGCCAGTTCCCAAACGCTCACGGGGTGCGGACCAGCTACCTGTGCACGGGGCCCATGTGTCGCTACGCAGAGGACCTGGAGCCTGTGCTGAGAGTCatggctggtcctggggtcagCAAGTGAGTTGTTCCCACTGCTCcaagctgctgagctggagtCGCAGCTCTCTGGTCGTGACAATGTGTTAGGCCTTTGTACGAGACAGGTCTGCACCCTACCCAGTTTACTTGTTACtgatttccttcctctgctgccGGCTTCAGCAGGAGCTTGGCTGCTGGAACTGCCCTTCCCACCACCCTTGTGCTCCCAGGAACTGGCAGCCATGGGCAGACTGATCGGTCCCCCTTCACCAGTGAGCTgcttcccagctctgtcccacaCACCCCTCCCAGGGCTGACCTTGCTCCTGGGTATTacagcacttttttttcctactgttaAATGAGGAGTTTTCCATCCCCACACCATGGCCAGTTCAGTTCCTTCATTTCTTGCTCTGTGCAATCAAGTGCAACCATGCTGCATGCCAGTGAGGGGCAGAGTGGAGATGGGGcagccctttttttttgccacagCCTACACACAGTTGCT comes from the Passer domesticus isolate bPasDom1 chromosome 7, bPasDom1.hap1, whole genome shotgun sequence genome and includes:
- the FAAH2 gene encoding fatty-acid amide hydrolase 2 isoform X2, yielding MRPLGRRHRTGTGTGTGRGRGGTVATATRAMRRPDVTSARRGAGRRAQSRHGAVARGALSRAAAAAAVARLPRAAGAAAAAARRPRARRPARRPAAAARAPAAARAAPRGAAPRAAGTTRAPGRGNGDRGCAALRARQVACIEVVEAYVERIKEVNPLINAVVKDRFEEALQEARQVDKLLSEGPADDCLEEKFPLLGVPITVKEAFSLYGMPNTSGLVNRRNVIATSDATVVSRLKQAGAIPLGVTNCSELCMWYESSNKVYGRTNNPYDLQRTVGGSSGGEGSVLAAACSVVGVGSDIGGSIRMPAFFNGVFGHKPTTGVVPNDGQFPNAHGVRTSYLCTGPMCRYAEDLEPVLRVMAGPGVSKLKLNEKVLLEQIKFHCMDHDGGSVFVSPVDKEILQAQKKVVEHLESDLGVRVQHVAIHKMKYSFQIWSAMMSSKDSEGQEAQRFTDLLGDHGKPVWPLWELMKWLVGLSSHTLPAIALGLTEKLVNLNLSGKAKLVSMGKSLQEEMEALLGPDGVLLYPSHPTIAPKHHSPICMPFNFAYTAIFNVLGLPVTQCPLGLGSEGLPLGIQLVAASYNDHLTLAVARYLEKAFGGWVLPGEG
- the FAAH2 gene encoding fatty-acid amide hydrolase 2 isoform X1, whose amino-acid sequence is MALSRAERCLALLLRLLSRACLALLALLPPPRAGPARAAPRAVPPPRRALLLLPARRLAELLRARQVACIEVVEAYVERIKEVNPLINAVVKDRFEEALQEARQVDKLLSEGPADDCLEEKFPLLGVPITVKEAFSLYGMPNTSGLVNRRNVIATSDATVVSRLKQAGAIPLGVTNCSELCMWYESSNKVYGRTNNPYDLQRTVGGSSGGEGSVLAAACSVVGVGSDIGGSIRMPAFFNGVFGHKPTTGVVPNDGQFPNAHGVRTSYLCTGPMCRYAEDLEPVLRVMAGPGVSKLKLNEKVLLEQIKFHCMDHDGGSVFVSPVDKEILQAQKKVVEHLESDLGVRVQHVAIHKMKYSFQIWSAMMSSKDSEGQEAQRFTDLLGDHGKPVWPLWELMKWLVGLSSHTLPAIALGLTEKLVNLNLSGKAKLVSMGKSLQEEMEALLGPDGVLLYPSHPTIAPKHHSPICMPFNFAYTAIFNVLGLPVTQCPLGLGSEGLPLGIQLVAASYNDHLTLAVARYLEKAFGGWVLPGEG